The nucleotide window GCTATAGATTCCGCCTTCAAAACCGCTGGCAGTAAATAATCGCAGGCTTAGCGATTCGCCTTCACTCTCTTTTACGTCGTTGACTAAAACGATTTGCGGCAATCGCAGGCGTTCTTTCTCCGCTTCGATTGCCTGACGCGCCTGGGCGCGGCTCAAGCCGCGATAAAGGTTTTCAAAAAGGTTTTCGTCAAACAGGCTCATGGGGATAGCCTGAAAATCGAAATGCGACAGGGTGTCAACCAGTTGGGATTCAATAGAGCGATGATAGCGCGACATCATCAGGCGATAGGAATCTTTGAGTTTTTCGCCCAGCAACGCTTCACCGGCAATCGGGCGGCGTGCTCCTTCAACTTCAAAACGGTACTTGGCGCGAACATAATCGGCAAGCGTCGCGTCATCTGATGCGGCGACGAATCCATAACTGATATGCAGCAGTTCGCGCTGATGCATACGCGCAAGCAGAACTTCCGGCTCATCTGTGAATTTACGCAGGCGTTCGATTACCGAGGTGATGGGAATGGTTTCACCGGCTTCGATGGCAACGGTCAAACCTTCGATGCAGGCGCGTCTCGCGAGCGAATCCCCGGCAATGTCACGCAAAACCGCATCGAAATAATAGCTGATGCGTCCTTGCAGAATTTCTTCCGTGTAGATGCGCTCAAATTCCATGAATGATTTCAGGCGTGAGGATTGTGCCGCCGCCGCATCCAGCAAAGCCCGTAGGTAAAACAGGTCGCTCCCGAGTTGTTGCAACATCAACTCGACCGTTGATTCGCTGATTTCAATCCCCAGTTGTTCGGCGTGCGCGCCAATCATGCGTTCGGCAGGTTCTTCTGCAAGCGGTTCCAGACGAAGCAGGTGCAGCCGTTCAAAGAAGGCTTCATCGGCAGGGATGATTTCAGTAATCATTCGCTGCAAGCCGCACATTAAATAATTAACTGTGGTTTTTTTATCAACGCTTGAAAGTTTATATGAAAGGTCATCCTGATTGATGGCACGGAACATTTCGACACGCAGGTTGATGCCATCGCGATTATCCTCAGTGGCTTTCGCCAGCCAGTGAAAATTGTCGAGCATCACAAAAGGCGAAAGTTGGGTGTGCGCGGCGATAACCATTGGCGCAGCCAGCGCGCAGCGCACAGCGCCAAGCAGATCACCGGCTTTTTTCGCCTGTAAAAAATGGTCAAGCAGATTCGTCACCCACGGGCGGTCATCAAGTGACGCTTTATCTATGATGTCGGTAAAAGTTGCCGTCGCCAGTGCTAAAAATTTAGCATCCTGATGGCGGAACGCCAGAAACTGCGCCAGCACCCGTGACAGGTACTCTTTGGCAAACTGTTCGGGTTCGAGGTGGTACGGGCGAAAAGCAAAATAGACGGGCAATACCTGCCCAGAGGCGAGAAAAAGTCTATCGAAAGTTTTTCTCAACGTTTCGGTTTTACCGATGCGGGGTGCGCCAAGTAGCAAGGCAATAGCGCCGGTCTCTTTCGCTTGATAAGGAAAAGCTTTTTGTGCTGCCGCGTTTTTAAAAAGCGTCAATTGTCTGGGTTTGAGGTAGCCGAAAGTGGCAAGCGCGATAAGTTGGGCAATGTCATCTTCGCGGTCGAAAAATTCCAAGTCTGTGAGGCGACTGAGTATCTGCATATTAAAAAGGTGTTCCCACGAAAAAAGAAAATGACGAATCCGCGTTTAATCCAAATATTATTCTTCAAAAATCGCCACCTGGTCGCGTCCGCGAGCTTTTGCTTCGTAAAGCGCCGCGTCCGCCGATTGAATGATGAGATGTGGCGAGTTGATGGATTTACTGAATGACGAAACCCCAATGCTTAGGGTGACGCGGTTCATCTCACCACCCTGTTCGGTGGCGAGTTCGATTTGCCGAACCTCTTTGCACAACCGTTCGGCTATACGCGAAGCGGAGGCTAAATCGGTTTCCGGTAAAATAATGCAAAACTCATCACCGGCAAATCGCGCAGGCATATCGATGGTGCGAATCGAGCGTCGGAAAATATTGGCAACCTGAATCAACATGCGGTCGGCATTGGTGTGCCCGTAAAGATCGTTGTAGCTTTTAAAATAATCAATGTCGATCAACATGAATGCCAGCGGGGTGTTATGGCGTTTGGAACGCTCGACCTCTTCAAACAGTCGTTCTTCAAGATAACGACGATTCGGCAATCCCGTCAGTTCATCGGTCAATGACATCTGCTGATACTGTTCAGCCTTTTTATACCACTCAGTTCGATCAATGATGAGGGCAATCTGCGGGGCAATCATATCGAGAATCAACAGGTCTTGCTTATCGTAAGCGGTTCCGTCTTTGCGGTCGGTTAAATTCAAGACCCCGAATTTGCGACTGCCCAGGGTGATGGGGTAGCTGATAAACGATTTGGTCTTATAATTCGCCGCGCGGCTGCTTCGCACACGTCGGTCTGTATCCACATTGTGAACCAGCAGCGGCAGACCGCTGTAGAGCACCGCGCCGGAAATCCCTTCGCCGAGTTTGACGCGAATTTTACTTAATGACTCGAAATCGGCTCCCACCGCCGCTTCCAGAGAAAGTTCAGCAGTTTCCGGGTTATAAAGCATCAGCGAACCGCGCTCGGCTTTCATGATTTCATTGAACTTTTTCAAAATGTCCAGATAAACCGATTGCGAATCCAGGGTCGGCGCGACATCACGCAGAAAATCCTGAAATTGCACCAATGCCCGATTTTTATTTTCGAGTTCATCGGAAAGTCGAATGATTTCCAGGTGCGCATCCAGAAGATTAGGAGCGTTTTCGAGTTCATTGATTGACGATAAGCTGGAGTGCTCTCGCGCAAAGTGGGCATTTGCGGTTGAGGAAACGACCTCTGCAATCTCCGCAAGTTCAAACGGGTCATTGAACTTGATGTTTTGCAAAGCCGCGCCGGTTTCGACAGGTTGATAATCCTGATAACGATTTAAAAATTTTGAATAATTTGCCGATGAGGTAAAAGTTCTGCCTCCGAGAATAACCAGTGGTTTCGGGTGATTATGCGCCGCAAAGGCAAAACACTTTAGCCCGACGTGACAGGTATATTCGATTTTTCCGACCGCACGGATTGCCCGCTGGTAAGCTGTCCCACAATCGGCGTCACAACGGTTGGCGTGAACCGGAGATTTCTGCATCGCCTGACAGATGCTATTTTCGTTCGCGGTTTCTCCAACATAAATATTGCTTTCATCAAGCGTCGTCAGGGCAATATTATTTTTTTCCGCCAGCGATTGCTGTATAGGCAACCACGCCGAAAGCGGCGTGTCCGGTGAAGGCGTGTGATTGGATGGTAAAGAATTTTTCACGAGTTCCGGTAGCAAGCTGATTTAGAAAGCCCTCGAAGAGCTTTTCCCTCCCAAGCCTATTCGCTTTAGATGAAGTTGTTTTGGTTCTTTGGAGACAAACAGGAACCTATGAGCTGTAAAGGTGTAGTAAATGTCCCCCGCTCTAACCAAGTCGCGTTGATGTAGCGAAGAAATGCTTCCCCGAATCGCATTTCGTGGTGAAACTATCATATGGGTTATCGCTTTGCAATCACCCAACCGATTACCTGCTCAGGTAATATTAATTTCACTGAATCAAACAAATATCTGCCTGTTGGCTTTAGCATTTTGATGAACCAACTCGGGAAAAACAGAGGACCGTGAATCGAAATTTTTTCACTCAAAGCTTACTTGAAACCTGCCTAATCCCCGGTTCCCTTGTTCATTCACCATTTTCTCAACCCCGATTTTTTCGTTCTACAGGGGCAAGCATTCATCTTTCGATTCTCTCCATCAAAATAGTCAATAGGAAAATTTTTCCAAAAAAAAGGTTTCTATACCCTGTTAAGGGGAGCGCACAGCGATTTATAAAAAAATTGTTCAAAAGGGAAGAATTGAAAAGGTATTTAAATGGGGCTTGCACAGAAACCCCGGATGCTGATAACCGGGCAAGGCGGCTTTCGCGATTAATGCGAATAAAAGAGCGCCAATTGCCCGCCGGTATGCCAGAACAACACGGTATCGTGGCGAGTGAGCCGTCCCTGCTTTATCCAATCCAACATTCCGGCAAAGGCTTTTGCGGTATAAACCGGGTCGAGGATGATGCCTTCGGTGCGCGCCAGATTTTTCAGTGCTGCCGATGATGCAGCCGACGCGATGCCATAGCCTTCGCCGATATAGTCATCAAGCACGACGGCTTCCTGATGCAATGATGCCTCGGATATTTCAAGCAGAGCTTTTAATCCGTTGATGACTTGGGAAACTTCAGCGGCAATCGCTTCACTGGGGTCATCAGGACTGACGCCAATGATTTTTGCTTCACTCAACGGACAAAGCGCCGCCCCAACTATTAACCCGGCTTGCGTGCCTCCCGAAGAACTCGAATGAAACATATGGGTCACCCGCACATTCATCGCTTCAAGTTGCGCAGCGGCTTCCTGTGCGGCTTGAACATAACCGAGCGCGCCCAGCGGCATCGATGCCCCAAGCGGAATTTCTAAAACTCGCTTGCCCGTGCTCCTTAAATCTTCGGCTAACGAGTGCATCGTGGTTTGACGGGATTCGCGGTTATCGACCAGATGAACCTTAGCGCCAACCAGTTCATCAACAACCAGACTTGCGGGCTTCCACTCATCTGCGGTTTGCGAACTGCGGTTAAGAATCAGCACACAATCCAAACCCACGCGCGCGCACATGGCTGCGGTCGCCCGGCAATGATTGGATTTTTCTCCGCCGATGGTGAGAACCGTATCAACGCCATCACGGATTGCCTGAGCTAAAACATAATCGAGTTTGCGAACTTTATTGCCGCCAAATCCTGCGCCGGTGTAATCATCGCGTTTGATAAAAATGCGCGGCGCGTTTTCGCCCAGCGTTTGTTGAAATCGCCGGAGTTCTTCAATCGGCGTCGGGTGAACGCCGATGTTCAAACGCGGTGTGTCGGCGAGTTTGGCAAGAGCTTTTTTCTGCAACGCTTCGTTCATCTTATTCCGGTTTCTGATTGCTGGTTTCCGATTTTTTAAACAACGGAAAGATATTCTTAAACAAATATTCTTTAATCACCCGGTCGGCTTCGCGGGTATTTTTACTGGCATCTTTTTCGGTTGGTATGGCGTGGGTATTGAATGCCACGATGTAAGCCGCGCGATTATCCGGGCGCACATAAAAGTGCAGGATGAAGCCGTTCTGGCTGCCGCTATGCCCGATGAAATGCTGCCCGAAATTGTCTTCAATAAAATAGGTCAGCCCCATCGCATCTTTACGGTTTTCACCGTCTGCAACCTGCGGCTCGATGTTGATTTGCGCTTGCCACATCGCTTCAAGCGATGCGCGCTTTAAAACGCCATCATAGATTGCCTGTTTTTTCGCGTCGCCCATCAGGAAATTAATATATTTCGCCATATCGGTGAGCGGCGCATTGAGTCCGCCGTTTGACACTGTGATGCCGGTATCGACATCAAACCGCGCCGGCGTGAGTTTTCCATCTTGCAGGTAATAACTGTGCGAGCGATAGTTGAGTAAATGATAAGGGGTGGCGTCGAAATAGCTGCGATACATCTCCAAAGGCTTGAAAATATTTTTATCGACATAAACTTCAAAATCGTCATGGGTGATGATTTCAATAACCCGACCTAAAAAAATAATCGCCGGATTGGAATAACTCCACTTGGAGCCGGGTTTAAATTGAATCTCTGTGTAAGGCAGCATGGCGACAATTTGCGACCAGTGTTGCGGTTCGTGCGGATGCCAATCTTTGTCGCCGCCCCAGGGCCAGGTCGCATCACGAAACCCGGCGCTATGCGACATCAACTGACGCAAGGTGATTTCACTCATATCGCCGAACGGATTATGCACAGCGCGCAGTTCGGGCAGGTATTTGATAATCGGGTCGTCGAGTTTCAGCAAACCTCTGTCGCGAAGTTGCATGATGGCAATGCCCGTGAAGGTTTTGGTAATCGATGCCCAATGATAAATCGTGTCTTCATCGACGACTTGATTCTTTTCAAGATTGGCCTTGCCATAAAACTCTCTGGCGATGATTTGATTATCGTGAATCAGAAAAAAACTGCTGCCGATGATGCCATGTTTTTTGAGCTGTTGTTCGTAAACCGTTTTGAAACCTTGATAGGCTTGATTGAAATTCTGGGAAGTTTGAGCGTTTACGGTTGTCATAAGCCATGCAAGAGCGCACATCACCGAACAAAGTCGCGTTACTTGATTCATCGTTATCTTGCTCCTATTTTCAAGCAACCGGAGTTTGCCTGAACCTTGCTTTCTTATTCAAGACGAAATCAACCAGGCTATGGCTTCGCCGGTCAGGCAACAGATTTGATAGATTTATCAATGTAAAAGAGCCGACCGGTCAAACCGATTCAAACAACGTGTATAAAAATAGAGGGAATAATTAACGGTTGATTGATTGCCACTCGAAATCAACTGAAAAGCCAGATATTCGCTACTTCTTGAGTCGCAACCACGCGAATCATCGGGTGCGATGCATGCTCATAAGCCAACTCGCTGAATCGTTCGCCGAAGCGTTCCGGGTTTGGCAGCACAATCGCTGCGCGAATGCGATAGTTCACTAACTTTTGAAAAAATTCTCCGGCGATGCCGCTACGCAGGTCGAAAAACTCTTGCCCCAATTCGTTTTCGGTGAGCATCAGCCCTTCAGCGCCAAGCGCCGCAGCAATCGCATCCGAAATATCGCCAACCGTCCGTATGAAAATGCCAACGTCCGAAGCCTTGATGATTTTAGGTTCCTCACTCATTGCTGCTTTGCCTGATTGAGAAATTTGGAAGTGGAAAGCCAATGTTTGTCCGGGTAATAAGCAAAGATCAAATTGCCGTCTTTGAGGGTGTCAATCAACGGTTTGACAACCGAATTTTCCACCGCCGGACAGCCAAGGCTGCGCCCCAACCGTTGATATTGGGCAATCATATTTTTGCTGACGTACCACGCGCCGTGCAAAACGATGGCGCGCGGTTTGGCTTGATCGTTGATTCCCGGTTCCAGCCCCGCAAGCCTTAAAGAATAGCCATGTTCGCCTTCATAGGTTGACTGTGTAACATAGAGACCGAGACTTGATTGCGAACTTCCCGGTCGATTGGAAAATGAGGTGGCAAAGTTTTCGCCGCTGCCTTTGCCATGTGCGACCAACTCATAAAAAAGCACCCGCTTTGCCTGCGTATCCAGTACCCAGAATCGTCGTTTGGTGCTTGGCAAAGAAAAATCGATAATTCCCAGAATTCTGCCGTTGGCGATGCCTTGTTTGGTTGCCGTTTGCGCGGCTTCTAAAGCCAACCGCAACACATTGGGCGACAACGCTTCGACCTCCCAGGGCGTTGCGGCTTTGGTCGATGGGTTGGCGACAGACCCGGTAGCCGAGACACTGAGGAGTAAAAACAAAACCGTCAGCAGGGATTTGAGATAAGGTGAAAACGAAGAACGACTGCTAATAAACTTCATAAAATTCTTTATTGTTGATTCTTAATGCGTGCGTTGACACGAGAATATAAATTAAACCTGCAAATTTGCATACATTCAAGCAATGAATGCAAAACTCGGCATGATTTATAACCGAAGTGTTGGTCAAAGCGAGTGAAGACTGTATTGCAAGTTTGCTGAGACGCGACTATGCCATAAGTCGTGGCAAATCACATACGAATATCACCAAAGCCCGAATAAACCTCACTGCCGCTGTTGCTCGTTTGAGCTTGGCGCATTAGGTTGATTCATTTTGACGTTTTTCGGATTTTACTTTAAAAACGAAATCCTACGCTGACGCTATATTGAGCGTTATGGCTTGTGCCGCCTCCGAACTGCGAAGGGATAAACCCCGGCAAGCTGTAAAAACCAAACTCACATCAACTTTGGATTGAGCAGTCTGCGCCTGTGCCGTTAGAGAATAGCCAATCAATAAAAGTGCTGAAAACAACATCAACTTTTTTAGCGACATAAGGTACTCCTGTCTGAAAAGTTTGCTGGTGAGAGAACTCAGCGGTGAGCCATTTTTGCACCTTGATTGATTAACCCATCAGATCAAAGAAAAGCGCCAACGATGGTTAAAAAGCGCCAGAATTTTTCGGGCTTTAAGGCTTTGTGGCACTTGAAAGGAAATCGTTTTTTGAAGTTTGCCAAATTAAATTTTTACCAGAAATCATTGCCGCCGATGCGAACTTCGTTGATCCCTAAAATGCGCGAACCATGACGATTCGAGCGAAATTCGATATAGGGTTTGCGTTTGATTGGCGTGGTCACCATTCGCGTGAGCGCATCTTTGGCAGCTTCCCAACGCTTGAAATTGCGTTCCTGATCTTTGGGATTTTGTGTCGCGAAGTTTTGATAATCGCCGTGGCCTTTTTCATAGCCGAGATATTGACCGGAAGCTTTGACAATGTCGGACAGGGTAATCTGGTCGCGGGTTCTGGCGGTTGCGCCAAGATAGGATTCGGCAGTGACCTTTTCGGAATACGCCTGGTTCATTTTTTTCTGCGCCGCGCCGAGATTTTCTGTCGCCCGGTCATAAGCCGCTTTAGCCGCGCTTACTGCGGATTGATATTTTTCCGCGCCCATCTCTTTCTGATATTTGCTTGGTTGTTTGGTTAAATCTTCATAAGTTTTGGTTGCTTCATCGCGCGTCGCGCGGGCATTTTCCAGAAGTCTTTGCGACAGCAAATCGCGATAATTTTTGCGGGCTTTTTCAATCAAGCTTTTGCGGTTGAGAATGGTTGACGCGACGGCTTCGGCTTCTTCCGTAAGCCCCGGGGCGATTTCCGCAGATTGCTCACCAAACACCGTAAACAGAGCGTCGTTTAATTCATTAACGCTATATTCAGCCAACGGATTGGTGAACAAAATCAAGGTTTTCGGCAAATCGGAGGCATATTGCAGGTCGCCTGCGACAAAGCCTTGACGACCGGCAGGCGAATTTGGCGCAATCGGTTTTTTGACATCCGGGGTCGCGCCGAGCGGTTGCGGGCTGCGGGTTCTGCCAGGTCCGCCGCCCCCTTGCGGCGCATTCGGATGGGTTTCGTTGCCGCTCCAGCCGGAATATTCGTCGCTTTGTGAGCCAAGTCCTGCATCGGGTTTATCGGAATCGTTTGCTGCCATTTTTGCATCCTTTCAAATCGCTAATGCGAAAGTTTGACGGCTTCTTCGATTAAGCTGTCAGCTTCTCTATCACCGATGAACCGGTGAATCAAATGGTGCGTGAGATAAATCAGCGGGGTGAGGCTAACGGCAATCAGCAGTTTATATGAATAATTGGTGAAGGCGAGTCCGAGAAAATCTCTAGTCTTTAATTTGCCCGGCAACCAGAAAGCAATTGCCAGGATGACAAACGTATCAACAAACTGAGAGAAAATCGTTGAGCCGGTTGACCTCAGCCACAGATGCCTGCCGCCGGTTTGGTCGCGAAAGCGCCAGAATACGAAAACATCCAAAAGCTGACTGATGATGAATGCAATGATGCTGCCGACGATAATCCACAGCGATTGTCCAAGCACTTGATTGAACGCTTCATCGCTTACCGGCGAAACCGGCGCTGCCGGAATGTTGATTGCAATAAAAATGAGGGCAAAGGCAAACAAAATGAGTCCGACCGTTATAAAGGTTAAATGCCTGACGCCATCGCGCCCGAAATATTCATTGATTAAATCGGTGGTTAAAAAAACGACAGGCCAGGGAACGACGCCCATGCTCATCACATAGGTCCCGACTTGAATCAATTTGCCGCCGAGGATTTCCGCCAGCAAAGCATTGGTTACGAAAAAGCCCGCGAGAAGCAGGTATACCAGGTCTTTCCGATTATTGAAGCTCAACCACTCATCCTTTCACTCAGTAACGTTCTGTTAAACATATAAAAGAAATCAGCCGTGATGAGCAAGCATCTGAGGGGTTGAGCCGTAAGTTAAATTGTAAAAAACCGGTTTTGCTTCACAGGTGGCAAACAAAATATTTGCTTCACGCCTTATTTGTTCGCCGCGCTTTTGGCAATTTCAGCCGCATATTTGTCATAGGCTTTTTTTAATTTCGTATCATATTGATTTTCCGCGTAACCCGCGCCGTTATAACCGCGCGCAAAATCCGCCCAGTTTTTATCGGTCAGCGATTTGGTTAAATTGGCAGCTTTGATGAATGAAACAAAGGCTTCCAGATGTCGCCCCTCGGATTGATACATCGCCACAATGAAATCATCAACCGTTGTATAACCGAGTTTGGCATAGTGAAATCCCATAATCTGAAAACGCCCCCACGATGCCGATTGCAAAGCCGCCGCGCGGTCAAGCGCCATGGCTTTTTCCAGCCGGTCATATTCAGCCTCGCCGCCTTTGTAGAGTTTTTTGTTCCAGCTTTTGCTCGATATATCGGGCGCGCATTTGTCGTAAGCGTGTTTGGTTAATCGCGAAAAAATATGCGCTTCAAAAAGGATTTTCGGTCTGCCGCTGGCGAAATAACCGCTGCCTGCCGATTCGATTTCGTTGACCGCTTTGATGGCTGCGACTTCACAACCCAACGTCTTAGCGGCGGTTTCAAAATCACTTTCGGCAAGCGCATTGCCGCCGCTTGCCGCAGGCAATGTGCAGGTGAGACTGAGAAAGGTAAATTCGCGGCTGTTCGGAGCAATCAAGCCGCTGGGGTTGGCAAAATTCATGGTCAGGCGTTGAAAGCCTTCAATCAAGCCGATGGTTTTATTGCCCGGGTCGCCATCAACTTTAATCGGCGCGTAAGGAATCGGCAGGTTCTGATTGAGCAAGCCTTGAACAATCACTGCGTCATCTTTGTTATTGTTGCCGAGTCTGCCGACTGAACCACTGATTGAAATCATGTGTACACCTCCGGTTGCGGATATGCTGAGATTTCCAATAAGGATTTGTGGCTGTTGATTGAACTTTCAGGCAGTCGCAATATTACTGCAACTGCCCTGATGAACAAAAGATGAAAGGTAAAAAAAGTGATTGCCTTACTTTTTCAAAATGGCAATGGTTGCGCCGGTGCCGCCTTCGTTTTGCGGCGCGAAAGCGAAACTTTGCACATGCGTATGACCTTTCAATAAATTCATTACCGCCTGTCGCAATGCGCCTTTGCCATGCCCGTGAACGATGCGCACGCTGTCTGCGCCTGAGAGAAACGCTTCGTCGAGAAATTTATCCACGCGGTCTTCGGCTTCATCGGTTGTCAGTCCGATGATGTTCAATTCGCGCGCGAAGTTTTCGTCAATGCGAACGTTGGCGCTCACCCCTTTCGGTAATTTCGCCGTCGCTTTATTTGGCGGTTGCGCGGCTTTGATTAATTTCAGTTCATCGCGTTTAGCGCGAAATCTGAGCGAACCGACCAGCACCGTAAAGGTTCCGTCGTTGATGGTTTCGACCACGCCTTCCTGTCCAATCGAATTGATGCGCACATGGTCGCGTTCATTAATCTCTTCGGTGGCGGTTTCAAATACGCTCGGTTCAACGACCGGTTCAGTCGATGAGGTTGTCGAAGTTTGCGAGGTTCCGCCGGATGCAGCCTGTTTGCGAATTTTCACGCCAGCCGAACGGCGCAAGTCTGCGGCGCGGGCTTCGGCTTCTTTCTTGAGACGCGCAGCGAGCACTTTGTCTTGAATGCTCTTGAGGTATTTTTCGCTCTCTTCGCTGAACTGGCGTATGACTTCTGCCAGTTGATGCTCGAACGCTTTGCGGCGTTCGGTTTCGCGTTTGGCAAAATCCAAATCAAGCCGCGCATATTTTTGTGCAGTGGCTTCGCGTTCTTCTTCAAGCGCGCCTTGCAAGGCTTCCTGTTCATCAACCAGCAGCTTGAGTTGCTTCAAATAATCGCTCGCCTGGGTGTGCAGCGGGTCGAGGTTGGCTTGCGCCGCTTGAATGACTTCCGCAGGTAAATTCATGCGTTTAGCGATTTCCAATCCCGATGACGCGCCCGCTACGCCAACGATGAGCCGATAGGTTGGCTTCAAGGTCTTTTCATCGAACTCAACCGAAGCGTTCAACACGCCTTCGGTTTGCGAAGCCCAAACTTTCAATGGGTTGTAATGCGTCGTGGCAATCGTCGTCGCGCCCGTCTGTTGAAAATGGTTGACGATGGCGATGCCTAACGCTGCGCCTTCGTCGGGGTCGGTTCCGGTGCCGACTTCATCGAGCAAAATCAACGCAGGCGGCGCAACCAGTTCCATCATCTCGGCAATATTTTTCATGTGCGCGGTGAAGGTCGAGAGATTTGCGGCAATCGATTGCTGGTCGCCAATGTCTGCAAGAATTTTTTCAAAGACCGGCATGGCAGCCTCAGTTGCAGGGACATGCAAACCCATCTGCGCCATCAAGGCAATCAGCCCTGTGGTTTTCGTTACCACGGTTTTACCGCCGGCATTGGGACCGCTGATGACAAAGGTCAGATGCGCTTCATCCATCT belongs to Acidobacteriota bacterium and includes:
- a CDS encoding endonuclease MutS2 gives rise to the protein MNERTFKTLELEALLSLLARHVQTPLGRNRALTLMPSTDRNWISRELKRTTECVDYLTTGGAFGLGEVRDPENSLTTLQIGGTTLEPQEILALQSLIAVGLDLHTQFNNAEMKARYPELCTIVASVPDLRRMLSQIRGKILPNGEIDDNASPELRRIRREINERRNRIYRNLESLMHDRAASVQDEIVTIRNGRFVIPIRTESRGQVPGVMHGLSSSGQTTYVEPIAVIEQNNEMVRLREQEEIEISQILFQITETLRGNLLSIHAIVDAITEMDFTAAKARLAREYHCTEPQIKDGRGLKLKDARHILLEQNLRKTGGQIVPISFEMDEAHLTFVISGPNAGGKTVVTKTTGLIALMAQMGLHVPATEAAMPVFEKILADIGDQQSIAANLSTFTAHMKNIAEMMELVAPPALILLDEVGTGTDPDEGAALGIAIVNHFQQTGATTIATTHYNPLKVWASQTEGVLNASVEFDEKTLKPTYRLIVGVAGASSGLEIAKRMNLPAEVIQAAQANLDPLHTQASDYLKQLKLLVDEQEALQGALEEEREATAQKYARLDLDFAKRETERRKAFEHQLAEVIRQFSEESEKYLKSIQDKVLAARLKKEAEARAADLRRSAGVKIRKQAASGGTSQTSTTSSTEPVVEPSVFETATEEINERDHVRINSIGQEGVVETINDGTFTVLVGSLRFRAKRDELKLIKAAQPPNKATAKLPKGVSANVRIDENFARELNIIGLTTDEAEDRVDKFLDEAFLSGADSVRIVHGHGKGALRQAVMNLLKGHTHVQSFAFAPQNEGGTGATIAILKK